Proteins encoded within one genomic window of Esox lucius isolate fEsoLuc1 chromosome 12, fEsoLuc1.pri, whole genome shotgun sequence:
- the tamalin gene encoding general receptor for phosphoinositides 1-associated scaffold protein: MKNMTLRRLKKVNSSDPAVGLSSQDDIYFPSSKSESSKTMDLPTNSSEVYNYKTLAYSGGTLPRNFRKSGGLQKWKPLAQTPEPQRKVVVLEKKDEETFGFEIQTYGLHHQDQNSVEMCTFVCKVHDDSPAQQAGLKIGDTIACVNEATVDGFRHKDIVQLIRASGNSIRLETVYSDNIRKAELEARLQYLKQTLHEKWDEYRSLMVQEQRLVHGIVMSDAAIYESLESAGVYGSLGAPSPAAMRALHCTGSTSSSASHLSVATDDEPLYQTCLPRDHQDLLSANGDLARTTGGSEKGQREEERPPQGKQRLIRPASELFTSAKTHLTRSASTRSYLRGSNNNPPVAPVQKAQSGGFSSLQRKPKPKSFRRRLLKFIPGLNRPMEEEESKL, encoded by the exons ATGAAGAATATGACGCTACGAAGGCTTAAAAAAGTTAACTCCAGTGATCCTGCTGTTGGACTTTCGAGTCAAGACGATATTTATTTTCCGTCTTCAAAGTCAGAGAGTTCTAAAACTATGGATTTACCAACCAATTCCTCGGAGGTGTATAATTACAAGACTTTGGCTTACTCCGGCGGAACGTTGCCTAGAAACTTTAGAAAG AGTGGCGGGCTGCAGAAGTGGAAGCCCCTGGCTCAAACACCAGAGCCGCAGAG GAAAGTGGTTGTCCTGGAGAAAAAGGATGAGGAGACATTTGGCTTTGAAATACAG ACATATGGGTTGCACCACCAGGACCAAAACTCTGTGGAGATGTGCACATTTGTGTGCAAGGTCCATGACGACAGCCCTGCCCAACAAGCCGGACTTAAAATTG GGGACACCATCGCTTGTGTGAACGAAGCCACCGTGGATGGATTTCGACACAAGGACATTGTTCAGCTAATCAGGGCCTCTGGAAACTCCATCAG GCTGGAAACTGTATACAGTGACAACATTCGAAAAGCAGAACTGGAGGCCAGGCTTCAGTATCTGAAG CAAACCCTACATGAGAAATGGGATGAATACAGATCTTTGATGGTGCAGGAGCAGAGGCTAGTTCACG GTATTGTGATGAGCGACGCCGCCATCTATGAGTCCCTGGAGTCTGCTGGGGTGTACGGTAGTCTGGGCGCCCCCAGCCCGGCCGCGATGCGCGCCCTCCACTGCACCGGGAGCACCAGTAGCAGTGCTAGCCACCTGAGTGTCGCCACGGATGACGAGCCCTTGTACCAGACTTGCCTGCCCCGGGACCACCAGGACCTCCTCAGTGCGAACGGTGACCTCGCCAGAACCACCGGCGGCTCAGAGAAAGGGCAACGGGAAGAGGAGAGGCCCCCGCAGGGTAAGCAGCGGCTGATCCGCCCCGCCAGTGAGCTGTTCACCTCGGCCAAGACCCACCTGACCCGCAGTGCCAGCACGCGTAGCTACCTGCGTGGCTCCAACAACAACCCTCCGGTGGCGCCCGTGCAGAAGGCTCAGTCGGGGGGGTTCAGCTCGCTACAGAGGAAACCCAAACCGAAGAGCTTCCGCCGGCGCCTCCTCAAGTTCATCCCCGGATTGAACCGGccgatggaggaggaggagagcaaGCTATGA